From Streptomyces chrestomyceticus JCM 4735, one genomic window encodes:
- a CDS encoding helix-turn-helix domain-containing protein → MTYRLVVAREARSRLNALRRDDARAARLVGEAVTALLEQGPRLGPPLVVPVGADLRAGEPREALDYWYQRQLTLLTKVRRAVAEAAACRRQLDHHTTELTKQARRLADLGAQAAASGRGDLAREAKDHWSAVRHQQVLLGEARADVREREAALLGISRRVQNQVDLFRSRRAGVEAVQRAGRAQQGAHEACCEADGAADADAAPCAAADGAVAKARAVACDMVTEAERLERAVEEPLGARPSETELYELRLRALTGRDLRVLCTVETGKAAGGTGAAEAVALLAVAADRTQWWEWYEYALPLARKRLARRESAGRGPGAEDENFCGGGNLLRDWYPGRDEDRHRGAASLMARNRGQRLASVRRHRGLTQEQVAARMGVPAARVAAVEEGEPGAVEVCTLAAYVAALSGRLEIVAEFDTERLVLG, encoded by the coding sequence ATGACGTACCGGCTGGTGGTGGCACGGGAGGCGCGGAGCCGGCTCAATGCCCTGCGCCGCGACGACGCCCGGGCGGCCCGGCTCGTCGGGGAGGCGGTCACCGCGCTCCTGGAGCAGGGGCCGCGGCTGGGGCCTCCTCTAGTGGTCCCGGTCGGGGCCGACCTGCGGGCGGGCGAGCCGCGGGAGGCCCTGGACTACTGGTACCAGCGCCAGCTCACCCTGCTGACGAAGGTGCGGCGGGCGGTGGCCGAGGCGGCCGCGTGCCGACGTCAACTCGACCACCACACTACCGAGTTGACGAAGCAGGCCCGACGGCTGGCCGACCTGGGAGCGCAGGCCGCCGCGTCGGGCCGGGGAGACCTCGCGCGGGAGGCGAAGGACCACTGGTCGGCGGTGCGGCACCAGCAGGTGCTGCTGGGAGAAGCGCGCGCCGACGTCCGCGAGCGGGAGGCGGCCCTCCTCGGGATCAGCCGGCGGGTGCAGAACCAGGTCGACCTCTTCCGGTCCCGCAGAGCAGGGGTAGAGGCGGTCCAGCGGGCCGGGCGCGCCCAGCAGGGCGCCCACGAGGCGTGCTGTGAAGCGGACGGGGCGGCCGACGCGGACGCGGCTCCGTGCGCCGCCGCGGACGGCGCGGTCGCCAAGGCCCGGGCGGTTGCCTGCGACATGGTCACCGAGGCCGAGCGGCTGGAGCGTGCGGTCGAGGAGCCGCTGGGGGCCCGGCCGTCGGAGACGGAGCTGTACGAGCTGCGGCTCCGCGCGCTGACGGGGCGGGACCTGCGGGTGCTGTGCACCGTCGAGACCGGGAAAGCCGCCGGGGGCACCGGAGCCGCCGAGGCCGTGGCACTGCTCGCCGTGGCCGCGGACCGTACGCAGTGGTGGGAGTGGTACGAGTACGCCCTGCCGCTGGCCCGCAAGCGCCTGGCCAGGCGGGAATCGGCGGGCCGGGGGCCCGGCGCGGAGGACGAGAACTTCTGCGGCGGCGGGAACCTCCTCCGCGACTGGTACCCCGGCCGGGACGAGGACCGGCACCGCGGCGCGGCGTCGCTCATGGCGCGGAACCGGGGGCAGCGGCTGGCGTCGGTGCGCCGCCACCGGGGGCTGACGCAGGAGCAGGTCGCCGCACGGATGGGCGTTCCGGCCGCCCGGGTGGCGGCGGTCGAGGAGGGCGAACCGGGCGCCGTGGAGGTGTGCACCCTGGCGGCCTATGTGGCGGCGCTGAGCGGCCGGCTGGAGATCGTCGCGGAATTCGACACGGAGCGGCTGGTCTTGGGCTGA
- a CDS encoding sigma-54-dependent Fis family transcriptional regulator, giving the protein MDFRQFPEQAAMRARERMLSGALETSTAARGPDGRGPAGPATAAGSPAPATPGVPYPRVREAVLTSWRRCRLHAVDADRLHVPHVEQHIDWDSRFLTAAAPVLDRVEQLLADCTAGVVLADSEARILSRRGGDTAVVRLMDRVHLVPGFSYAEEAVGTNGVGTALAERRLSTVFGAEHFAGPLQRAACAGIPVRNPLTGRQEGVVNLTCLRQDASPLMAAVVRQAAADIEERLLDRYSGKERAALDAFLAAGRRTSGPVLLVTPTLRTANSEAVRLLEPQDLRQAGALAADLLAVPAGSRRQRVDVTLRLASGADVRVRCTLVGPPGQPIGCVVGMTTPEGREAPDTPDRTPGTCTGTPPPPPLPALLPGLAGRSPSWRSASRDVASACRQRLPTRVVGEAGVGKLALVRAAHHWVRPRNRLHVLDLTSHQDTTDLLARAEEALRDEDGTVVLQHLEAANRDLMSCLETLLAEARHNPGTGPWVAGLYTVPGQGPAPTGAAPPALDSAVFPCTVAVAPLRYRPEDIRDLVPALLARHGRGGTVSCTPAAMQVLTRCDWPGNVRHLSRVLQQAARGRRQADLQPHDLAPECHSSCRRTLTPWEAAERDAIVRALHDAAGNRDAAARQLGISRATIYRKIRLYGVTVAPARAR; this is encoded by the coding sequence ATGGATTTCCGGCAGTTCCCCGAACAGGCGGCCATGCGGGCACGCGAGCGGATGCTCAGCGGCGCCTTGGAGACATCGACGGCGGCGCGCGGCCCGGACGGGCGCGGCCCGGCCGGCCCCGCCACCGCCGCCGGTTCCCCCGCCCCGGCCACTCCCGGTGTGCCGTACCCCCGGGTCCGGGAAGCGGTCCTCACCTCCTGGAGACGCTGCCGTCTGCACGCGGTGGACGCCGACCGACTGCACGTCCCGCACGTGGAGCAGCACATCGACTGGGACAGTCGCTTCCTGACCGCGGCCGCGCCGGTCCTCGACCGCGTCGAGCAGCTCCTCGCCGACTGCACGGCCGGCGTGGTCCTCGCGGACTCCGAGGCCCGGATCCTGTCCCGCCGGGGCGGTGACACGGCGGTCGTGCGCCTGATGGACCGGGTGCACCTCGTCCCCGGCTTCAGTTACGCGGAGGAGGCCGTCGGCACCAACGGGGTCGGCACCGCGCTCGCCGAACGGCGTCTGAGCACCGTCTTCGGCGCCGAGCACTTCGCCGGGCCGCTGCAGCGCGCCGCGTGCGCCGGCATCCCCGTACGCAATCCGCTCACCGGACGGCAGGAAGGCGTCGTCAACCTGACGTGCCTGCGGCAGGACGCCTCCCCGCTGATGGCCGCGGTGGTACGGCAGGCCGCCGCCGACATCGAGGAGCGGCTGCTGGACCGGTACTCCGGCAAGGAGCGCGCGGCCCTGGACGCGTTCCTTGCCGCGGGCCGGCGCACCAGCGGCCCGGTGCTCCTGGTGACGCCCACCCTGCGGACCGCCAACAGCGAGGCGGTACGCCTCCTGGAGCCGCAGGACCTGCGCCAGGCGGGCGCGCTCGCCGCCGACCTGCTGGCCGTACCGGCGGGCAGCCGCAGGCAGCGCGTCGACGTGACGCTGCGCCTGGCTTCGGGCGCCGACGTACGGGTCCGCTGCACCCTGGTCGGCCCGCCCGGCCAACCGATCGGCTGTGTCGTCGGTATGACGACGCCGGAGGGCCGGGAGGCTCCCGACACGCCGGACCGGACACCCGGCACCTGCACCGGGACGCCGCCGCCTCCGCCGCTCCCGGCACTCCTGCCGGGCCTGGCCGGACGCTCGCCGTCCTGGCGCTCGGCGAGCCGCGACGTCGCCTCCGCCTGCCGGCAGCGGCTGCCGACCCGTGTGGTGGGCGAGGCCGGGGTGGGCAAGCTGGCCCTGGTGCGCGCCGCCCACCACTGGGTACGGCCCCGGAACCGGCTGCACGTCCTCGACCTGACGTCCCATCAGGACACCACCGACCTCCTGGCCCGCGCCGAAGAGGCATTACGGGACGAGGACGGCACGGTGGTGCTCCAGCATCTGGAAGCGGCGAACCGGGATCTGATGTCCTGTCTGGAGACGCTGCTCGCCGAGGCGCGGCACAACCCTGGCACCGGCCCGTGGGTCGCCGGCCTGTACACGGTCCCCGGGCAGGGGCCCGCCCCGACAGGTGCCGCGCCCCCGGCCCTGGACAGCGCCGTCTTCCCGTGCACGGTCGCGGTGGCACCGCTGCGCTACCGTCCCGAGGACATCCGCGACCTCGTCCCCGCGCTGCTGGCCCGGCACGGCCGCGGCGGCACCGTCTCCTGCACCCCGGCGGCGATGCAGGTTCTCACCCGCTGCGACTGGCCGGGCAACGTACGGCACTTGAGCCGGGTGCTCCAGCAGGCGGCGCGCGGACGACGGCAGGCCGACCTGCAACCGCACGACCTCGCGCCGGAGTGCCACAGCTCCTGCCGCCGCACCCTCACCCCCTGGGAGGCCGCCGAACGCGACGCGATCGTCCGGGCGTTGCACGACGCCGCGGGCAACCGCGACGCGGCGGCCCGTCAACTGGGCATCTCCCGGGCCACCATCTACCGCAAGATCCGCCTCTACGGTGTCACCGTGGCACCCGCGCGAGCCCGGTGA
- a CDS encoding erythromycin esterase family protein has translation MPDTHHDRQQAADGGSRFAGRLRERTAVLRTLDPEEPLDDLEPLRALIGDARVVALGENSHFVEEFGLARERVLRFLVQRCGFTALAFEFGFSEGFALDAWVQGEGTEEDFARQTEATIPIGLSGPLHWLRRYNRTATLPVRFAGVDVPAAGGSLLPALAPVAEYLREVDPDGLPLVQDAMKTAERFGAASMALAAPAWSRLGTDEQDALSAALVRLRIRLRAMEPLYVERGGRRAYDIALRRAEAACHTDHQFRAMAALYAGGGSPADTSSREVFMADSVRWLLDRAAPGTRVVLPAHNAHIQRTPVSFDGRLTGLPMGLHLSHALGEDYFALGMTSVRGRTAEMHLDENTAFGFRVEDTALGTPEPGSVEAAFEEAGLGSGIGLAGLRDLRGADGSGGPDRIRMQSGYLHTPVTEAFDGILSVPSSTVVDDLGL, from the coding sequence ATGCCCGACACCCACCACGACCGGCAGCAGGCCGCCGACGGCGGAAGCCGGTTCGCCGGCCGGCTCCGCGAGCGGACCGCCGTGCTCCGCACCCTCGACCCCGAGGAGCCGCTGGACGATCTGGAGCCGCTGCGGGCGCTCATCGGTGACGCCCGGGTCGTAGCGCTCGGCGAGAACTCCCATTTCGTCGAGGAGTTCGGCCTGGCCCGCGAACGCGTGCTGCGCTTCCTCGTCCAGCGCTGCGGTTTCACCGCCCTGGCCTTCGAGTTCGGCTTCAGCGAAGGCTTCGCGCTGGACGCGTGGGTCCAAGGGGAAGGCACCGAGGAGGACTTCGCGCGGCAGACCGAGGCGACGATTCCCATCGGGCTGTCGGGGCCGCTGCACTGGCTGCGCCGTTACAACCGGACCGCGACCCTGCCCGTACGGTTCGCCGGTGTCGACGTGCCCGCGGCCGGGGGCTCCCTGCTCCCGGCCCTGGCGCCGGTCGCCGAGTACCTCCGCGAGGTCGATCCGGACGGCCTGCCGCTCGTGCAGGACGCCATGAAGACCGCCGAGCGGTTCGGCGCCGCCTCCATGGCGCTCGCCGCACCCGCCTGGTCCCGGCTGGGCACCGACGAGCAGGACGCCCTGAGCGCGGCGCTGGTGCGGCTGCGTATCCGGCTGCGGGCCATGGAACCGCTGTACGTCGAGCGCGGCGGCCGTCGCGCGTACGACATCGCGCTGCGCCGTGCCGAGGCGGCGTGCCACACCGACCACCAGTTCCGCGCCATGGCCGCGCTGTACGCGGGCGGCGGCTCACCGGCCGACACCTCGTCCCGTGAGGTGTTCATGGCCGACTCGGTCCGGTGGCTCCTGGACCGCGCCGCGCCCGGCACCCGTGTCGTGCTCCCCGCGCACAACGCCCACATCCAGCGGACCCCCGTCTCGTTCGACGGGCGCCTCACGGGGCTCCCCATGGGCCTGCATCTGAGCCACGCACTGGGCGAGGACTACTTCGCCCTCGGTATGACCAGTGTGCGCGGCCGGACCGCCGAGATGCACCTGGACGAGAACACCGCCTTCGGCTTCCGCGTCGAGGACACCGCGCTCGGCACCCCGGAACCCGGCAGCGTCGAGGCCGCCTTCGAGGAGGCCGGGCTCGGGTCCGGCATCGGCCTCGCCGGGCTGCGGGACCTGCGGGGCGCGGACGGCTCCGGCGGTCCCGACCGCATCCGTATGCAGAGCGGCTATCTGCACACCCCCGTGACCGAAGCCTTCGACGGCATCCTGAGCGTCCCGTCCTCCACCGTGGTCGACGACCTCGGCCTCTGA
- a CDS encoding DeoR/GlpR family DNA-binding transcription regulator has translation MRAEERQHRILVLARQAGRVDVTDVAGEFGVARETVRRDLSELERRGLVRRTHGAAYPVESAGFETTLARRETQQVAEKRRIAAAAAQLVGEAETVFVDEGYTPELLAMLLPTDRPLTVVTSSLRTASLVSASDTTTVLLLGGRVRSGTQAAVGSWARDMLAGFVIDLAFLGANGVSREHGLTTPDPAVADVKAQAVRSSRRRVLIGVHSKFGASSFCRFAAVRDLDTIVTDTGLSAPEAHRYTLLGPQVLRV, from the coding sequence GTGAGAGCCGAGGAACGCCAGCACCGCATCCTCGTGCTGGCCCGCCAGGCCGGCCGGGTGGACGTCACGGACGTCGCCGGGGAGTTCGGGGTGGCGCGCGAGACCGTCCGGCGGGACCTGAGCGAACTGGAGCGGCGCGGCCTGGTCCGGCGGACCCACGGGGCCGCGTACCCGGTGGAGAGCGCGGGGTTCGAGACGACGCTGGCCCGGCGGGAGACCCAGCAGGTGGCGGAGAAGCGGCGGATCGCGGCGGCCGCCGCGCAGCTCGTCGGCGAGGCCGAGACCGTGTTCGTCGACGAGGGGTACACGCCGGAGCTGCTGGCGATGCTGCTGCCCACCGACCGGCCGCTGACGGTGGTGACCTCCTCGCTGCGCACCGCGTCGCTGGTCTCCGCGTCCGACACGACCACCGTGCTGCTGCTCGGCGGCCGGGTGCGGTCCGGCACGCAGGCCGCGGTGGGTTCCTGGGCGCGGGACATGCTCGCCGGGTTCGTCATCGACCTGGCGTTCCTCGGCGCGAACGGGGTGTCGCGGGAACACGGCCTGACCACCCCCGACCCGGCCGTCGCCGATGTGAAGGCGCAGGCCGTGCGGTCGTCGCGGCGGCGGGTGCTGATCGGGGTGCACAGCAAGTTCGGGGCGAGCAGTTTCTGCCGGTTCGCGGCCGTACGGGATCTGGACACGATCGTCACGGACACCGGGCTCTCCGCCCCTGAGGCCCACCGCTACACCCTGCTGGGCCCGCAGGTCCTGCGGGTCTGA
- a CDS encoding carbohydrate ABC transporter permease has translation MPTKSAETHNEPDGRGGTRRPSSAEHPRRDAGTARRAAGWARRAPLLPALVFLVVVTQLPFVATVVISFTRWNALAPDNKGFAAFDNYKAVFTDPAMRSAIWTTVLLTVTVVLVSLVLGLGLALLLDREFWGRGVVRTMLITPFLVVPVAAALLWKHALYNASYGLINGTLTWIWKLFGSADPPQPDWMTASPLAAVEVALIWQWTPFMMLILLAGLQSRPADAVEAARVDGASAFDVFRYLTLPHLRRYLELAALLGTIYVVQNFDAVFTITSGGLGTANLPYTIYQTFYQAHDYGRASAQGVVVVVCSLLVATFALRTVSSLLREEVTR, from the coding sequence GTGCCTACCAAGAGCGCTGAGACGCACAACGAGCCGGACGGCCGGGGCGGCACCCGGCGGCCGAGCAGTGCGGAGCACCCTCGCCGGGACGCGGGAACCGCCCGGCGTGCCGCGGGCTGGGCCCGCCGCGCCCCGCTGCTGCCCGCCCTGGTCTTCCTGGTCGTGGTGACCCAGCTCCCCTTCGTCGCCACCGTCGTCATCTCCTTCACCCGGTGGAACGCGCTGGCCCCCGACAACAAGGGCTTCGCGGCCTTCGACAACTACAAGGCCGTCTTCACCGATCCCGCGATGCGCTCGGCCATCTGGACGACGGTCCTGCTGACCGTGACCGTCGTCCTGGTCAGCCTCGTCCTGGGTCTCGGCCTCGCCCTGCTGCTGGACCGCGAGTTCTGGGGACGCGGCGTCGTCCGTACGATGCTGATCACCCCGTTCCTGGTGGTGCCGGTCGCCGCCGCGCTGCTGTGGAAGCACGCGCTCTACAACGCCTCGTACGGGCTGATCAACGGCACGCTGACCTGGATATGGAAGCTGTTCGGCAGCGCCGACCCACCGCAGCCGGACTGGATGACCGCCTCGCCGCTGGCGGCGGTCGAGGTGGCGCTGATCTGGCAGTGGACGCCGTTCATGATGCTGATCCTGCTGGCCGGACTGCAGAGCCGGCCCGCCGACGCGGTCGAGGCGGCCCGGGTCGACGGCGCCTCCGCCTTCGACGTGTTCCGCTACCTCACCCTCCCCCACCTGCGCCGCTATCTGGAGCTGGCCGCGCTGCTGGGCACCATCTACGTGGTGCAGAACTTCGACGCGGTGTTCACCATCACCTCGGGCGGCCTGGGCACCGCCAACCTCCCGTACACCATCTACCAGACCTTCTACCAGGCCCACGACTACGGACGGGCCTCCGCGCAAGGCGTCGTGGTCGTCGTCTGCTCCCTGCTGGTGGCGACCTTCGCGCTGCGCACCGTCTCGTCCCTGCTCCGTGAGGAGGTCACCCGATGA
- a CDS encoding SDR family NAD(P)-dependent oxidoreductase — MHIDLSGRTAVVTGSSQGIGHAIATGLAQAGADVVLTGRHSGRLDEAAGQLRDTVPGATVTGVAADLTTEAGARELHSAVPHTDILVNNLGIFGARPALEITDDEWRTYFETNVLSAVRLIRRYLPGMTERGWGRVQNIASDSAVVVPAEMIHYGMSKTSLLAVSRGFAKEAAGTGVTVNSVIAGPTHTGGVEDFVYQLVDRDLPWDAAQREFMRTHRPQSLLQRLIEPEEIANMVVYLSSPQASATTGGALRVDGGYVDSILP, encoded by the coding sequence ATGCACATCGACCTCTCCGGCCGGACGGCCGTGGTGACGGGATCGTCCCAGGGCATCGGCCACGCCATCGCGACCGGTCTCGCACAGGCGGGCGCGGACGTGGTGCTGACGGGGCGCCACTCCGGGCGGCTCGACGAGGCCGCCGGGCAACTGCGCGACACGGTGCCCGGCGCCACGGTGACCGGTGTCGCGGCCGACCTCACCACCGAGGCCGGCGCGCGGGAACTCCACTCGGCCGTACCGCACACCGACATCCTCGTGAACAACCTCGGCATCTTCGGCGCGCGCCCGGCCCTGGAGATCACGGACGACGAGTGGCGCACCTACTTCGAGACCAATGTGCTCAGTGCCGTCCGGCTGATCCGGCGGTATCTGCCGGGCATGACGGAACGCGGCTGGGGGCGCGTACAGAACATCGCCAGCGACTCCGCGGTCGTGGTGCCCGCCGAGATGATTCATTACGGGATGTCCAAGACGTCGTTGCTGGCCGTCTCGCGGGGCTTCGCCAAGGAGGCCGCCGGGACGGGCGTCACCGTCAACTCGGTCATCGCCGGGCCGACGCACACCGGTGGCGTCGAGGACTTCGTATACCAGTTGGTCGACCGTGATCTTCCGTGGGACGCTGCGCAGCGCGAGTTCATGCGGACGCACCGCCCGCAGTCGCTGCTGCAACGGCTCATCGAGCCCGAGGAGATCGCCAACATGGTCGTGTACCTCAGCTCCCCGCAGGCGTCGGCGACCACGGGCGGCGCGCTGCGCGTCGACGGCGGTTACGTGGACTCGATCCTGCCCTGA
- a CDS encoding carbohydrate ABC transporter permease, with protein MSASTVRGVAPAERRRRRTGSLLGLAAWLCGIAFFLPVAWMVLTSFHSETDAATNPPSVGAGLTLHGYREFFGAGTGVSPWPPLLNSLTASVASTLLVLVLAVPAAYALSIKPVRKWSDVLFFFLSTKMLPLVAGLLPVYLIAQNTRMLDNIWLLVILYTSMNLPIAVWMMRSFLAEVPVEMLEAASIDGAGLPTTLVRIVAPVALPGIAATALISFIFSWNELLFARVLTGIVAGTSPVFLTGFVTSQGLFLAKVCAAATVISLPVLAAGFAAQDKLVQGLSLGAVK; from the coding sequence ATGAGCGCGAGTACGGTACGGGGCGTCGCGCCCGCCGAACGGCGACGGCGGCGCACCGGAAGCCTGCTGGGCCTGGCGGCCTGGCTCTGCGGCATCGCCTTCTTCCTGCCGGTGGCGTGGATGGTGCTCACCTCCTTCCACAGCGAGACGGACGCGGCCACCAACCCGCCGAGCGTCGGCGCCGGGCTGACGCTGCACGGCTACCGCGAGTTCTTCGGCGCCGGCACCGGCGTCAGCCCCTGGCCGCCGCTGCTCAACTCGCTGACGGCGTCGGTGGCCTCCACCCTGCTGGTGCTGGTGCTCGCCGTCCCGGCGGCGTACGCGCTCTCCATCAAGCCGGTGCGCAAGTGGAGCGACGTCCTGTTCTTCTTCCTGTCCACCAAGATGCTGCCGCTGGTGGCCGGGCTGCTGCCGGTCTACCTGATCGCGCAGAACACCCGGATGCTCGACAACATCTGGCTGCTCGTCATCCTCTACACCTCGATGAACCTGCCGATCGCGGTGTGGATGATGCGGTCGTTCCTGGCCGAGGTGCCGGTGGAGATGCTGGAGGCGGCCTCCATCGACGGCGCCGGGCTGCCGACGACGCTGGTGCGCATCGTCGCGCCGGTCGCGCTGCCCGGCATCGCGGCCACCGCGCTGATCTCGTTCATCTTCAGTTGGAACGAGTTGCTGTTCGCCCGGGTGCTCACCGGCATCGTCGCCGGGACCTCACCGGTCTTCCTGACCGGGTTCGTGACCAGCCAGGGCCTGTTCCTGGCGAAGGTGTGCGCCGCCGCCACCGTGATCTCCCTGCCGGTGCTCGCCGCCGGGTTCGCCGCCCAGGACAAGCTCGTCCAGGGCCTCTCGCTAGGAGCCGTGAAATGA
- a CDS encoding ABC transporter substrate-binding protein: MGLAAVVVAVSLALGGCYRGAGALGNEGRDTINVLMVNNPQMADLQRLTAEHFTKSTGIKVNYTVLPEDDLRDKMSQDFSSQAGQYDVASLSNYETPIYARNGWLTPLGDRAARDTRYDQADLLAPVRKSLTAADGKIYAQPFYGESSFLMYRKDVLRNLGLTMPEKPTWKQVAALAAKLDGARPGMKGICLRGQPGWGQLAAPLTSVVNTFGGTWFTKDWQARVNSPEFTAATRFYVGLLRTHGQAGAPQAGYTECLNDMQQGKVAMWYDATAGAGSLESGESKVAGKVGYAPAPVERTASSGWLYTWAWGVQKASTHQDAAWKFISWASGKDYERLVGEQLGWSKVPAGKRASTYRDPEYLRHSGAFAAATKNAISSARPDDPGVQPRPAPGIQFVGIPEFSDLGTKVSHEVSSAIAGRQSVSEALDKGQRLAEEVARAYQER, from the coding sequence CTGGGCCTGGCGGCCGTCGTGGTGGCCGTCTCCCTGGCCCTCGGGGGCTGTTACCGGGGCGCCGGTGCCCTCGGCAACGAGGGCCGCGACACGATCAACGTCCTGATGGTGAACAACCCGCAGATGGCGGACCTGCAACGGCTGACCGCCGAGCACTTCACCAAGAGCACCGGCATCAAGGTCAACTACACCGTGCTGCCCGAGGACGACCTGCGCGACAAGATGAGCCAGGACTTCTCCAGCCAGGCCGGCCAGTACGACGTGGCCAGCCTCAGCAACTACGAGACGCCCATCTACGCCCGCAACGGCTGGCTGACCCCGCTCGGCGACCGGGCCGCGCGGGACACCCGGTACGACCAGGCGGACCTGCTCGCCCCCGTACGGAAGTCGCTGACCGCCGCCGACGGGAAGATCTACGCGCAGCCGTTCTACGGGGAGTCGTCGTTCCTGATGTACCGCAAGGACGTGCTGCGGAACCTGGGGCTGACGATGCCCGAGAAGCCGACCTGGAAGCAGGTCGCGGCGCTCGCCGCGAAGCTCGACGGCGCGCGCCCGGGTATGAAGGGCATCTGCCTGCGCGGGCAGCCCGGCTGGGGCCAGCTCGCGGCGCCGCTGACCTCGGTGGTGAACACCTTCGGCGGCACCTGGTTCACCAAGGACTGGCAGGCCCGGGTGAACAGCCCGGAGTTCACGGCCGCCACCCGTTTCTACGTTGGGCTGCTGCGCACGCACGGGCAGGCGGGCGCCCCGCAGGCCGGGTACACCGAGTGCCTGAACGACATGCAGCAGGGCAAGGTCGCCATGTGGTACGACGCGACCGCCGGCGCCGGTTCGCTGGAGAGCGGCGAGTCCAAGGTCGCCGGGAAGGTCGGCTACGCGCCCGCGCCGGTCGAGCGGACGGCGAGTTCGGGCTGGCTCTACACCTGGGCGTGGGGCGTGCAGAAGGCGAGCACCCACCAGGACGCGGCCTGGAAGTTCATCTCCTGGGCCTCCGGGAAGGACTACGAGCGGCTGGTGGGCGAGCAGTTGGGCTGGTCGAAGGTACCGGCCGGCAAGCGCGCCTCCACGTACCGCGACCCCGAGTACCTGCGGCACAGCGGGGCGTTCGCCGCCGCGACGAAGAACGCGATCAGCTCGGCCCGGCCCGACGATCCCGGGGTGCAGCCGCGGCCCGCGCCCGGCATCCAGTTCGTCGGCATCCCCGAGTTCTCCGACCTGGGCACCAAGGTCTCGCACGAGGTCAGTTCGGCGATCGCGGGACGGCAGAGCGTGTCCGAGGCGCTCGACAAGGGCCAGCGGCTGGCAGAGGAGGTGGCCCGTGCCTACCAAGAGCGCTGA